In the genome of Pelobacter seleniigenes DSM 18267, one region contains:
- a CDS encoding ribonuclease D, with product MSLPPILTTTEEIAQLAARLSQHAAIAVDLEADSMHNYLEKVCLLQFSTPDETVLVDPLADVELAPLKPVLADPAIRKIFHAADYDIRCLARDFDIEINGLFDTMISSQFLGEERFGLADVLKKYFGVGLDKKYQRADWSRRPLSDEMIRYAAGDTFYLHRLVEILEEKLIEKGRLEWVQEEFQLLEKVRFTVHEGPEFLRFKGAGTLNPRQLAVLESLLQWRDSEAQRRDCPLYKVLGNKQVLELARAMPQGRKEMAVVPELAPRLVERYAGKLLFAVTQGLEVPDNELPHYPRMQRREKDLQAEQRFNRLKDWRKGKAESLELDPGVLINNAILEELAKRWPKQIAELADIPLLKRWQVRELGADILKVLRK from the coding sequence ATGTCTTTACCGCCGATTCTGACCACCACCGAAGAGATTGCTCAACTGGCCGCAAGGTTGAGTCAACATGCCGCTATCGCTGTCGATCTGGAAGCTGACTCGATGCACAACTATCTGGAGAAAGTTTGCCTGCTCCAGTTTTCCACTCCGGATGAGACGGTTCTGGTCGATCCCCTGGCCGATGTGGAGTTGGCGCCATTAAAACCGGTCCTCGCCGATCCGGCCATCCGCAAGATCTTTCATGCCGCAGACTATGATATCCGTTGTCTGGCGCGGGATTTCGATATCGAGATCAATGGCTTGTTCGATACCATGATCTCCAGTCAGTTTCTTGGTGAAGAGCGTTTCGGCCTGGCTGATGTGCTGAAAAAATATTTTGGCGTGGGACTGGACAAAAAATACCAGCGGGCCGACTGGTCCAGGCGGCCTCTCTCCGACGAGATGATCCGTTATGCGGCGGGGGACACCTTTTACCTCCATCGGCTGGTGGAGATTCTGGAAGAGAAGCTGATTGAAAAAGGTCGTCTGGAGTGGGTTCAGGAAGAATTCCAGCTGCTGGAAAAGGTCCGTTTTACGGTTCATGAAGGGCCGGAGTTCCTGCGCTTCAAGGGTGCCGGAACCCTGAATCCCCGCCAACTGGCGGTTTTGGAAAGCCTGCTGCAGTGGCGGGACAGCGAAGCACAGCGTCGGGATTGCCCGCTTTACAAGGTGCTGGGAAATAAACAGGTGCTGGAACTGGCCAGGGCCATGCCGCAAGGGCGCAAAGAGATGGCTGTTGTCCCTGAACTGGCGCCGCGTCTGGTCGAACGTTACGCTGGCAAGCTGTTGTTTGCAGTGACCCAAGGGCTTGAAGTCCCGGACAACGAACTGCCCCACTATCCGCGGATGCAACGGCGGGAAAAAGACCTGCAGGCAGAGCAGCGCTTTAACCGCTTGAAGGACTGGCGCAAAGGGAAAGCGGAATCCCTGGAACTGGATCCGGGGGTACTGATCAACAACGCCATTCTTGAAGAGCTGGCCAAGCGCTGGCCTAAGCAGATTGCTGAACTGGCGGATATTCCGTTGCTGAAACGCTGGCAGGTGCGGGAACTGGGGGCGGATATCCTGAAGGTGCTGAGGAAATAG
- a CDS encoding class II fumarate hydratase → MTDYRTEQDSLGAMQVPQDALYGAQTARAIANFPVSGIPLPRPMLRALGLLKKHAAGTNRELELLSGELAEAIGKAASEVIEGKLDAQFPVDIFQTGSGTSSNMNVNEVIANRAAQLLGQPIGSKTVHPNDHVNMGQSSNDVFPSAIHIATAEQLHKALLPALEQLFRQLDQKAVDFRDVLKIGRTHLQDATPVKLGQVFSGYARQAEMAQERLATASSGLYELPLGGTAVGTGINTHPAFAAKTIAAIARDTCLPFREAGNHFEAQGAKDALVATSGCLKGCAVSLFKIANDIRFLASGPRCGIGELVLPAVQPGSSIMPGKINPVMAESLMQVCAQVIGNDATIALSAMSGNFELNVMMPVIAYNILQSIELLSNGIKVFEEKCLAGLQADEKRCEELLEKSLALVTALVPEIGYDRSAELAKEAHKTGKTLRELALADGVPADVLDRLLDPATMTEPKS, encoded by the coding sequence ATGACAGATTACCGAACTGAACAAGACTCCCTCGGCGCTATGCAGGTCCCCCAGGACGCCCTGTACGGGGCTCAGACCGCCCGCGCCATCGCTAATTTTCCGGTTTCCGGAATTCCCCTGCCCCGGCCCATGCTCCGTGCATTGGGCCTGCTCAAAAAACATGCCGCCGGCACCAACCGTGAGCTGGAGCTGCTCTCCGGCGAGCTGGCCGAAGCCATCGGCAAGGCCGCCAGCGAAGTGATTGAGGGCAAACTGGATGCTCAGTTCCCGGTCGATATCTTCCAGACCGGCTCAGGCACCAGCAGCAACATGAACGTCAATGAAGTGATCGCCAACCGTGCCGCCCAACTCCTGGGACAACCCATCGGCAGCAAAACGGTCCATCCCAACGACCACGTCAACATGGGGCAGTCGAGTAATGATGTCTTCCCCAGCGCGATCCATATCGCTACCGCTGAACAGCTCCACAAGGCCCTGCTGCCGGCGCTGGAACAACTGTTCCGGCAACTGGACCAAAAAGCCGTGGATTTCAGGGATGTACTGAAAATCGGCCGCACCCACTTGCAGGATGCCACTCCGGTCAAACTGGGGCAGGTCTTCTCCGGCTACGCCCGCCAGGCGGAGATGGCCCAGGAAAGACTCGCCACCGCTTCGAGCGGCCTCTACGAACTCCCTCTGGGCGGGACCGCGGTCGGAACCGGGATCAACACCCACCCCGCCTTTGCGGCCAAAACCATTGCCGCCATAGCCCGCGATACCTGCCTGCCGTTTCGCGAAGCCGGCAACCACTTCGAAGCCCAGGGGGCCAAGGATGCCCTGGTCGCCACCAGCGGTTGCCTTAAAGGCTGTGCCGTCAGCCTGTTTAAAATCGCCAACGACATCCGCTTTCTGGCCAGCGGTCCACGCTGCGGGATCGGCGAACTGGTGCTGCCGGCGGTGCAGCCCGGCAGTTCCATCATGCCCGGCAAGATCAACCCGGTCATGGCCGAATCCCTGATGCAGGTCTGCGCCCAGGTCATAGGCAATGATGCCACCATTGCCCTGTCAGCGATGTCGGGGAATTTCGAACTGAACGTGATGATGCCGGTCATCGCTTACAACATTCTGCAGAGCATTGAACTGTTGAGTAACGGCATCAAGGTTTTTGAGGAGAAATGCCTGGCCGGGTTGCAGGCCGATGAAAAACGTTGCGAAGAATTGCTCGAAAAGAGCCTGGCCCTGGTCACCGCCCTGGTTCCGGAGATCGGTTACGACCGCTCGGCAGAACTGGCCAAGGAAGCACACAAAACCGGCAAAACCCTGCGGGAACTGGCTCTCGCCGACGGAGTCCCGGCGGATGTTCTCGACCGCCTGCTTGATCCGGCGACCATGACCGAGCCCAAAAGCTAA
- a CDS encoding EamA family transporter, with product MQTLALLLIIISALMHALWNLLVKKSGDKTIFIWWMFLCAWGLMSLSTVALGFYPILSPRSLATAAGAAVCFVLYHWLGGFAYREGDLSVTYPLAQTAMLYVPIWGVLFLGEQLTTLGIFGILIIAFGAYCIQLRVLSVQELLRPLTQLGNRSVQAALLAGFTYSIGAIIDKSGVDSYSAYRFTYTLVFFMVFYMSLNLLRPRYRGRVVQELRRNPKLVLLSGPTVFASFLTFRLGLQLAPVSYAVPVRQVSLLIGVLIGLVFLRESYGRIRLASAALILTGVVFVWHG from the coding sequence ATGCAAACTTTAGCCTTACTGCTGATCATTATATCCGCTTTGATGCATGCTTTGTGGAACCTGCTGGTCAAAAAGAGTGGCGACAAGACGATTTTTATCTGGTGGATGTTCCTCTGCGCCTGGGGGCTGATGTCTCTGTCCACGGTGGCGCTCGGTTTTTATCCGATCCTCTCGCCGCGTTCGCTGGCGACTGCAGCGGGCGCTGCGGTCTGTTTTGTGCTGTATCACTGGCTCGGCGGCTTTGCCTATCGCGAAGGCGACCTGTCGGTGACTTATCCCCTGGCCCAGACCGCCATGCTTTATGTGCCGATCTGGGGTGTTCTGTTTCTGGGGGAACAATTGACCACGCTGGGGATTTTCGGAATCCTGATTATTGCCTTCGGTGCATATTGCATTCAATTGCGTGTCCTGTCGGTGCAGGAGCTATTGCGCCCCTTGACCCAACTCGGCAACCGCTCAGTCCAAGCGGCGTTGTTGGCCGGTTTTACCTATTCCATCGGCGCGATTATCGATAAATCCGGGGTTGATAGCTATTCCGCCTACCGGTTTACCTATACGCTGGTCTTTTTCATGGTTTTTTATATGTCCCTGAATCTGCTGCGGCCTCGTTATCGGGGGCGGGTGGTCCAGGAGCTGCGGCGAAATCCCAAGTTAGTATTGTTGTCCGGACCGACGGTGTTCGCTTCTTTTTTGACTTTTCGACTGGGGCTGCAATTGGCTCCGGTGAGTTACGCTGTGCCGGTCCGTCAGGTCAGTCTGCTGATCGGGGTGTTGATCGGGCTGGTTTTCCTGCGTGAATCCTATGGCCGCATCCGCCTGGCCTCGGCGGCATTGATCCTGACCGGAGTGGTGTTTGTCTGGCATGGCTGA
- a CDS encoding HD domain-containing protein → MKNIANFLFEVGMLKRTPRTGFQFLGSGAQSVAEHSFRTAMIGYTLAQLDGKADVARVLQLCLFHDIPEARTGDMNYVNKKYVQVDEEKAIEDLASQLPFGDDYRQTALEYIARQTPEAQLAHDADQLEMILSLKERKDLGNRYADEWYPYSQLRLKTEVAKQLAEEIWDTDSSKWWFDDDKEWWVNGSRE, encoded by the coding sequence ATGAAAAATATCGCAAATTTTCTGTTTGAAGTCGGCATGCTGAAACGGACGCCGCGAACCGGTTTTCAGTTCCTTGGCTCCGGTGCCCAGTCGGTGGCCGAGCACAGTTTTCGCACCGCCATGATCGGCTATACCCTGGCACAGCTGGATGGCAAGGCTGATGTGGCCAGGGTTCTGCAACTTTGCCTGTTTCACGATATCCCGGAAGCACGCACCGGCGACATGAACTATGTCAACAAAAAGTATGTTCAGGTGGATGAGGAAAAGGCCATTGAAGATCTTGCCAGTCAGCTTCCTTTTGGGGATGATTATCGGCAGACGGCCCTGGAATATATCGCCCGCCAGACCCCAGAGGCGCAGCTGGCCCACGATGCCGACCAACTGGAGATGATCCTGTCCCTGAAGGAACGCAAGGATCTCGGTAATCGCTATGCCGATGAATGGTATCCTTATTCACAGCTGCGCTTGAAGACCGAGGTCGCCAAACAGCTGGCCGAAGAGATCTGGGATACGGATTCTTCGAAGTGGTGGTTTGATGACGACAAAGAATGGTGGGTTAATGGGAGTCGAGAGTGA
- the serS gene encoding serine--tRNA ligase, protein MLDIRYLRENFDAAAKALANRSGAIDLSAFSGLDQQRRDLLTEAEALKAEKNKVSALIGKTKDKSQVQDEIVRMKEVSSRIKELDDQLRNVEEQLNELLMGIPNIPHEETPVGQSEEDNVEIRCWGEKPTFTFSPKAHWDIGEDLGILDFERAGKLSGARFALYFGAGARLERALINFMLDLHTGEHGYTETLPPFLVNRASMTGTGQLPKFESDLFHTEEVDLFLIPTAEVPVTNIHRDEILQEKDLPLAYTAYTPCFRKEAGSHGRDTRGLIRQHQFNKVELVKFTRPEESDAELEKLLNNAERVLQLLKLPYRVVDLCTGDIGFSAARTFDIEVWLPGQECYREISSCSNFRDFQARRAAIRFKREGGKKAELVHTLNGSGLAVGRTLLAVLENYQQEDGSVVVPEVLRPYMGGLEKITKR, encoded by the coding sequence ATGCTCGATATCAGATATCTGCGGGAAAATTTTGATGCCGCAGCCAAGGCCTTGGCCAACCGTAGCGGCGCCATCGATTTGTCCGCTTTCAGCGGCCTGGACCAGCAACGGCGTGACTTGCTGACCGAAGCCGAGGCACTCAAGGCTGAAAAAAACAAGGTCTCGGCCCTGATCGGGAAGACCAAGGACAAAAGCCAGGTGCAGGATGAAATCGTCCGCATGAAAGAGGTCTCCTCGCGGATCAAGGAGTTGGATGATCAATTGCGGAACGTCGAGGAGCAACTCAATGAGCTGCTCATGGGCATTCCTAATATTCCCCATGAAGAGACCCCGGTCGGGCAGTCTGAAGAGGATAATGTCGAGATTCGCTGCTGGGGTGAAAAGCCAACCTTCACCTTTTCTCCAAAAGCACACTGGGATATAGGAGAAGACCTCGGGATTCTCGATTTCGAGCGGGCCGGCAAGCTCTCCGGTGCCCGTTTTGCCTTGTATTTCGGAGCCGGCGCCCGGCTGGAGCGAGCATTGATCAACTTCATGCTCGATCTGCACACCGGCGAACACGGCTATACGGAAACCCTGCCGCCGTTCCTGGTCAATCGGGCTTCCATGACCGGAACCGGCCAACTGCCCAAATTTGAAAGTGATTTGTTCCACACCGAGGAGGTCGATCTGTTTCTGATCCCGACTGCAGAGGTGCCGGTGACCAATATTCATCGGGATGAAATCCTCCAGGAAAAAGACCTTCCCCTGGCCTACACCGCCTATACGCCCTGCTTTCGTAAAGAAGCCGGGTCACACGGCCGGGATACTCGCGGTCTGATTCGCCAGCATCAGTTCAATAAGGTCGAGCTGGTCAAATTTACCCGCCCGGAAGAGTCGGACGCCGAACTGGAAAAATTGCTCAACAATGCCGAGAGAGTCCTGCAACTGCTCAAACTGCCATACCGGGTGGTTGACCTGTGTACCGGGGATATCGGTTTCTCTGCCGCGCGGACTTTTGATATCGAGGTTTGGCTGCCCGGGCAGGAGTGTTATCGGGAGATTTCTTCCTGCTCCAATTTCCGTGATTTCCAGGCCCGGCGGGCGGCGATCCGCTTCAAACGGGAAGGCGGCAAGAAGGCGGAACTGGTCCATACCCTGAACGGCTCGGGGCTGGCGGTTGGACGGACATTGCTGGCCGTGCTTGAAAACTATCAGCAGGAAGACGGTTCCGTGGTGGTTCCGGAAGTCCTGCGGCCGTATATGGGCGGGCTGGAAAAAATCACCAAACGTTGA
- a CDS encoding methyl-accepting chemotaxis protein has protein sequence MQLSFKSLKLGKKIGSGFGLLLLLMCAMGYLAISNMQKVSHQSNQLDQEYVPLVESANQVERSALQTTTAMLDYSYSANETDITAAHNSIKDLHSALEHAAQVVAHSQKLSHLTDSIANSEKQLIDFERLVVEAQENTAAIEATRKQLTKAAGTFMKNSLAYRSQQWENANQVMANGAATDQLQRYIGDIAIIDDVITAGTAVRVAILRTLVERNPQLIEDKQNEFKTIEKLVSNLANTANDPQVKAMLQETLTAAQDYQRLTGVYLKYWKQNIAGTKKRADIGNKIVSEARAGSLSGIEQTKTMTRQAVSLLGSANTTLKVGLLISILLGIAASWLISRSITNPLHRAFAAIAQYSKGDTRNQNLPMGRAVNCSKLTNCGKKDCRSYGRESYCWVESGSFNPAPDCPQILNGKIADCKECKIYGARDEISELGSVLVGMAKNLQGRSELAEAIAQGDLTAEVSLASPNDQLGHALKNMLVELRAMVGGIQSAAEQIASGSTQVSDSSQALSQGATESASSLEEVTASMNLMAGQVRTNAENATSANKLSGESKLAAENGDRQMADMVRAMEEIKQAGQDISKIIKVIDEIAFQTNLLALNAAVEAARAGQHGKGFAVVAEEVRNLAARSAKAARETAELIEGSVALTNKGNQLAHQTATALKDIMTGTNQVNDLLEEIAAASNEQAQGISQVTSGLAQIDQVTQQNTASAEESAAAAEELSGQAVHLREMLQRFVIEKATRQIALD, from the coding sequence ATGCAACTGTCATTCAAAAGTCTCAAGCTAGGAAAAAAAATCGGTTCGGGCTTCGGCCTGCTCCTTTTGCTGATGTGCGCCATGGGCTATCTGGCGATCAGCAACATGCAGAAAGTTTCCCATCAATCCAACCAGCTCGACCAGGAATATGTCCCCTTGGTCGAATCTGCCAACCAAGTCGAACGCAGTGCGCTCCAAACCACCACCGCTATGCTCGACTATTCTTATAGCGCCAATGAGACCGATATCACAGCTGCTCACAATTCCATCAAGGATCTGCACAGCGCTCTGGAACATGCTGCCCAGGTAGTCGCTCATTCCCAAAAGCTCAGCCACCTGACTGACAGTATTGCCAACAGTGAAAAACAGCTGATCGATTTTGAAAGGCTGGTTGTCGAAGCGCAAGAAAACACGGCGGCAATCGAGGCGACCAGAAAGCAGCTCACCAAAGCCGCTGGAACATTCATGAAAAACAGCCTGGCTTACCGTTCTCAGCAGTGGGAAAATGCCAATCAAGTGATGGCAAACGGCGCCGCAACAGACCAGCTACAACGTTACATTGGAGATATCGCTATTATTGATGATGTGATCACGGCTGGAACTGCCGTCAGGGTCGCTATTTTACGGACCCTCGTCGAACGGAACCCACAATTGATTGAGGACAAACAAAACGAATTCAAGACGATCGAAAAACTGGTTAGCAACCTGGCGAACACAGCCAACGACCCGCAGGTCAAAGCCATGCTGCAGGAAACATTGACCGCGGCCCAGGATTACCAAAGATTAACCGGTGTCTATTTGAAATACTGGAAACAGAATATCGCCGGGACGAAAAAGCGGGCGGACATCGGCAATAAGATTGTCTCTGAAGCCAGGGCCGGTTCCCTCAGCGGCATTGAACAGACCAAAACCATGACCCGGCAAGCCGTTTCATTATTGGGTTCTGCAAATACAACTCTAAAAGTCGGCCTGCTGATATCTATTCTGCTTGGGATTGCTGCTTCCTGGCTGATTTCCCGCAGTATCACCAATCCGTTGCACCGTGCTTTTGCCGCCATTGCGCAGTATAGCAAAGGTGATACGCGCAATCAGAATCTACCCATGGGTCGTGCAGTGAATTGCTCAAAACTGACCAATTGCGGAAAAAAAGACTGCCGCAGCTATGGCCGCGAATCCTATTGCTGGGTCGAATCTGGAAGCTTCAACCCCGCTCCTGATTGCCCGCAGATTCTCAATGGAAAAATCGCCGACTGTAAAGAATGCAAAATCTACGGGGCCCGCGACGAAATCAGCGAACTCGGCTCGGTCCTGGTCGGCATGGCCAAAAACCTGCAGGGTCGCAGTGAGTTGGCGGAAGCCATTGCTCAAGGAGACCTGACTGCCGAAGTCAGCCTCGCTTCACCCAACGATCAGCTCGGCCATGCACTTAAGAACATGCTGGTCGAGCTACGGGCCATGGTCGGTGGCATTCAATCCGCCGCAGAACAGATCGCCAGCGGTTCAACCCAGGTTTCTGACAGTAGCCAGGCGTTGTCCCAAGGGGCTACGGAATCCGCCAGCTCACTGGAGGAGGTGACGGCGTCCATGAACCTGATGGCTGGTCAGGTCCGTACCAACGCGGAAAACGCGACCAGCGCCAATAAGTTGTCGGGCGAATCGAAACTGGCCGCGGAAAACGGCGACCGGCAAATGGCCGATATGGTTCGCGCCATGGAGGAGATTAAACAGGCTGGTCAGGACATCAGTAAGATTATCAAGGTCATTGACGAAATTGCCTTCCAGACCAACCTGCTGGCCCTCAATGCCGCAGTCGAAGCGGCCCGGGCCGGCCAGCATGGCAAAGGTTTTGCCGTGGTTGCTGAAGAGGTCCGTAACCTGGCCGCCCGCAGCGCCAAAGCAGCCCGGGAAACCGCCGAGCTCATCGAGGGATCGGTCGCTCTGACCAACAAGGGGAACCAACTGGCCCATCAAACGGCAACAGCATTGAAGGACATCATGACCGGTACCAACCAGGTCAATGACCTGCTTGAAGAAATTGCCGCTGCGTCCAATGAGCAGGCCCAGGGGATCAGCCAGGTCACCAGCGGACTGGCCCAGATCGATCAAGTCACCCAGCAAAATACAGCCAGCGCGGAAGAGAGTGCCGCAGCAGCGGAGGAGCTTTCGGGCCAGGCGGTTCATTTGCGCGAAATGCTGCAACGTTTCGTTATCGAAAAAGCGACCAGGCAAATCGCCCTGGACTGA
- a CDS encoding DUF3373 family protein, which translates to MKKFAILILCGLFILPNFSFAGFDSDKFSLGGELITSVVSVNSDDYENIEYSSQLRLGMEVKSDNNMVFGGQLYGYKYMGELDQTFDKTNFDTLRLERLHFKWWNILDSNFNYSIGRRPFFYGQAMVVSNDGIYSGTPYRTPSDFNVDGATIGYFLEPLTDIKGMNVRLCYGLGIEEEWGNGTRATDKNLEGAKLAGISFDLYHDDKTLILASFFRAHDINDGFNGTSAFPTQYATLFAQDTEKFPTFNFATRYVPTTTIGDIILIDLNVSHEFESGFVLFGSIAMTQLRPNGKAGMFGGMGSDAVFQVTLSEDGSEIIMSPAYSENNDHQEGYGVYVGMQIPAPMGKFGLEYNYGSKYWTPINRIQDDVLGNKLATRGHVGEAYYILNVSQAASIKIGAIYYDYEYSGSGSPVGKPKKISDIEDGAEYSLLPVVDTAWDAYAKIILTF; encoded by the coding sequence ATGAAAAAGTTTGCAATATTGATTTTATGCGGTTTGTTTATACTTCCAAATTTTTCATTTGCTGGTTTTGATTCCGATAAATTTTCTCTTGGTGGTGAACTCATTACTTCGGTTGTATCGGTAAATTCAGATGACTATGAAAATATTGAGTATAGTTCGCAGTTGCGATTAGGCATGGAAGTAAAGTCAGACAACAACATGGTGTTTGGCGGTCAGTTGTATGGGTACAAATATATGGGTGAGTTGGATCAAACATTTGATAAAACAAATTTTGATACTTTGCGTTTAGAGAGATTACATTTTAAATGGTGGAATATTCTAGACAGCAACTTTAATTATTCGATAGGGCGGAGACCTTTTTTTTATGGGCAAGCAATGGTAGTCTCCAATGATGGCATCTATTCTGGTACTCCATATAGGACCCCCAGCGATTTCAATGTTGATGGTGCGACAATCGGATATTTTTTGGAACCTCTAACTGATATCAAGGGGATGAATGTTCGGCTATGTTACGGTTTGGGAATTGAAGAGGAGTGGGGGAATGGGACACGTGCTACGGACAAAAACCTTGAAGGTGCTAAACTTGCCGGGATTAGCTTTGACCTTTATCATGACGACAAAACCTTGATTTTGGCTAGCTTTTTCAGGGCCCACGATATTAACGATGGTTTTAATGGCACCTCTGCCTTTCCTACTCAGTACGCAACGTTGTTCGCTCAAGATACGGAGAAGTTCCCCACTTTCAACTTCGCTACTCGCTACGTTCCAACGACTACCATTGGAGACATTATTCTAATTGACCTCAACGTCTCTCACGAGTTTGAGAGTGGTTTCGTTCTGTTCGGTTCGATCGCGATGACCCAACTACGTCCGAACGGTAAGGCTGGAATGTTTGGAGGTATGGGAAGCGATGCTGTTTTTCAGGTGACTCTTTCAGAAGACGGCAGCGAGATAATCATGTCTCCAGCTTATTCTGAAAACAACGATCACCAAGAAGGCTATGGCGTTTACGTTGGTATGCAAATACCCGCACCGATGGGAAAATTCGGACTGGAATACAACTATGGCTCCAAGTACTGGACTCCGATCAACCGAATTCAGGATGACGTCCTTGGCAATAAACTCGCCACTCGTGGTCATGTTGGCGAAGCCTATTACATTCTCAATGTTAGCCAAGCCGCATCTATAAAAATCGGCGCCATTTACTACGACTATGAGTATTCTGGCAGCGGTTCCCCGGTCGGAAAGCCGAAGAAAATCAGCGACATTGAGGACGGCGCAGAATATTCTTTACTGCCCGTCGTTGATACTGCCTGGGATGCATACGCAAAAATTATATTAACCTTTTGA